cagTAACGCTTACGCTAACTAGATTGTTTATCACGCGATGTGCTGGCTCTTGTtgctagttaacgttagttaAGCTAACATGACCTCACTGTGTGTCATTTTGCCATGTCCATGCACTATCATTACTCTGTAATATCAGCTATCTAGTtaactgtctctcctcctctcctttaggTTATTTTAGCCATCAAGCACTGGCCTCGAGTATCTGACTAGGCCGACAATGGTTTGTGAATTCAAGCTAACTTCGTTAGCCAGTAACGTCAATACTAACCAGGCTCTCTGGATTGTTTACATCCAGCGCCAGTTTGCAACCTAGCTAggtaatgttgttagctagctaactggttTCATACGCAGTCAGTTGTTTAGCTTCAATAATCTAGCCAATaaggtattttatttattttgttgccagtaaggtagttagttagctatgCCACAGTATATTTGGCTTTGCTACAGTGTGTGAAAGTGATTAAGCCACTAGTTATCTGAACACTGACAAATCAGTTGGTGTCTCACAAGCAACCGTTTGGATCTTCACCACATGTAGCTACCTAAGTACCGTTATGTGAAGATATCTAGCTAACTAATTGAATGGGTTGTCAGTAAAACGGGTTGCTTATCAATTTGTTTTTGTGGATGTAAAGCATTGACTCAATTTAAGTCAATAGTTGACAACTATTGTGACCACTAGTCCAACAGACAACAACTGCAGGTGGCAACCGGTGTTAGGGGTATTTGTATTAGTTACAGTTGATTAGATATTGTAGATCATATTAGAGTTGGTTATGGCTCTGGAGAATATATGTAACAGGTAATGTGATGTATCGCCATTGATTGTGCTTGTATTGTTTTCACAGGCTGCAGTTGTATTCTTGTGGATGTGTGGTGGACCGTAAGCAGGGTGGCCACTTGTGAACCTCACCTATTTACCTCACCTCTTTGTCTTATACCTCCTCCCTGACACCGATTTTACCCTGTCTTTTATCATAgatatttttaaatgtatgaaaGCATGTTGCACAGAGACAGACCCCCTATATTTCTACCTCTTCTCAGTCTGTGCTCATCAGTGTgttacagtagtcttttagctgAAGGTTTTAAATGGGGGTGAATCTACTCTATGCCTGGCATAGTACGGTACTTGAATTCCCACCTGTTTGTAAATTAGCCCTGATGAGCTGTGCAGGTTTCATTAATTAACCTTAAGTGATAAACCAAATAGCAGCCAGCTAGTTGGCCAATCAGCTTCCCCCCACGCCCTCCTGGTAGAATGAACGGCTCTCTTTTAACCCCACCTAGCCCGCGGGCAGCCAACTCCTCCCCGCTGCCCCTTTCACCCTCCCCCTCTCCGTCCCCTCCATCCCCATCCCTGTTGCCCATGTTCCCTCGGCCACCCCCCCTGCCTCCTCCCTTGGCCCAGCCTCACCCATCCTCGCTGTCGGACACCCCCACGCCCTCCCCCTGCCTGAGCTGGACGGAGTTCTGTGAGCTGCATGCCCGCATGGCGGCCGGGGACTTTGCCCGCCACTTCCGGGCGTTCCTCCTGGAGAACCCTCACTACTCCCCCGACTCTGCTGCCACCTTCTGTCGCCGCTTCACTGACCGCTTTGTCCGACATTTCCAGAGCGAACTGGAGGGAGTGGCAGGGGCGCCGGGTACAGCCCCTGGGATGGAGGCGGGGAGCTGGGCCCCCCAATCAGACGCCACCTCCCTGGAAGAGGAGGCGGTCTCTCCCCCTCCCGTCACCGAGGGAGCCTCCTACCACCCCTGTGCCCCAGCCAACCCGGTGAGAGCCCTGCCCAAGCCTGCCTCCACACGACTGGTGTTGGAAACCAGAAGTGGGGACCAATTTCAAGACTCCTATGCTGTCACAACGGtcctccccccatcctcctcctcctcctgctcctcctcagtGGGAGGAGGAAACAACGGCAGGCGGGAAGAGAGGGGTGCCCCAGTTAGAGAAACGACAGCCGAGGAAGAGGACAGCTGGGCGGGCGTAACggtcatggaggaggaggtggagccaGATGAGGGGGAGGCGGAGCTGGAAGTTTGCTTGGACGATGAAGACCCCTCCCATATGCCCCAAACGCCTGCCTCCCCTTGCTCCGACACAACTCCTCCTCGCTTCAAGGGTAATGGCACCCCGGCCTCGGCAGGAAGCCAGTCCAAAACCAAACTGAAGAAGCGCTTCTCTCTGCGGAGTGTTGGGCGCAGCGTGCGGGGCAGTGTCCGGGGCATCCTGCACTGGCGCAGCTCGTCCAGCGACTCCCCCCAGAGCTCCTCCCAGATGCCCTCCAGCTACAGCTACACAATGGGGGTCCAGGACGCTGCCACCGGCTCTTCCTCCAAGAGGAACTCTGGCACTCAGCCCCCTACACCCACCTCCTCCatgcctgtctccctctccctgcccctctccctcccccactcctcctcctcctccctgcccccGTCTTCCTCCAGCAGTGCCACCTCCCTCTCGCTATCGGAGGCACGGGACCGCCGGCGGAGCAATggcgaggggggagagaaggagaagtggAGCCACCGGCTGGAGAAGCTGCGTCTGTCTCGCTCCCCGCCCCCCGTTCTCTCCTCGGCACCCGCTTCGGCCGTGGTGTCACCTTCTTCCGGCCTGccccccagcagcagcagcagcgccacCCCGAGGAAGATGGGCCGgctggtgagggagggaggagtcagCGTCAGCTCCTCCATGCCAGATGAGTTTGCCGGGAGCCACAGTGGTTTCCCTGGCTTTTCCTTCGGCCTGCTGCACCACGGCACACAAGAACACAACAACGCTGGCACTGGCTTAAACAACACTACGTCCACCGCTAACGCCGCTCAGACAGCCGCAGTGCAGCCTCTCGTCCCCGGGGGCACTGTGGGCTGGAGGGGTGGTCGGTGGCACAAGTGCAGACTGGTCCTGAGGGAGAGGGACAAGGAGGGGGAGCGGGGCGAGGAGTACTATCTGGAGTTCTTCATCCCGCCTAAAGTGAGTGAGAGACCTGTtcgttgcaactcaatattaggaaggtgttcttaatgtttggagTACATAGTTGCCCCCAAAAAATCATATTTTATAATGATACATTAATAAAACGTTTGCAATTGTATTTTTATGTGAACATAATCAATGATGAAATTTAAACGCAATACTCCAGTTTGCATTTAAGTTGTCAGTTTTTGTTTAATTTCCTACCAGATAACACTGCCATATTGAGAAATAAAATTGGAAGATAAAGTTCACATTTGTAATTGTACTACATTATACTGATCGCATTATTTgtgacaaaaatatataaactaaATGTGCAATTTAACAATGCTTATTCTTAACCTACAAAGTACAACATTTTAATTCAAATCTTTTATTGGGTAAAACTATGTTATTCCTCCCATTTTCTATTTATTTTCCTCATTATCATTTGTTATCCTGGCCACATTAACAGTTTAGCCTGTCAATCGATCACTGTGGGTGGGATTGTCGGAAGGAGCTGGACATTTGTGAGAGTCACGGGGTTGGTAGGGTTTTCAGACCTGTTAAGGAATCATTGGGGTGGGATTTTCAGGGAAGGGAGTAGATTAGTAATTGAGTCATTAAAACACTTTTTCAATATAATTTGTGGCAAAACCTAAGAACAATatgctaaacaaaaatataaacttaaCATGTACATAagataccagaaatgttccatacgcacaaaacaattatttctctcaaattttgtacacaaatttgtttacgtcccatttagtgagcatttctcctttgccaagataatccatcaacctgacaggtgtggcatatcaagaagctgattaaatagcatgatcattacacaggtgcaccttgtgctggggacaataaaaggccactttaaaatgtgcagttttgccacaacacgatgccacagatgtctcaagcttTGAGGGTGCAGGCAATTggcttgctgactgcaggaatgtccaccagagctgttgctagagaacgttgttttagggaatttggcagtacgtccaacatacctcacaaccgcagaccacctcaggacctccacatctaggGGGGAGGGTGCTGAGTTGTGtatctgtctataataaagcccttttgtagggaaaactaattctgattggctgggcctggctccccagtgggtgggggcCATCAGAGTAGATTGTGTATCTTTGATGTAACACTGAGGCATGACAACCTGTCAACATGCTCCTTTGGAATGCTTGGAGATGAATGTCATTGGCAGGCATTGTGCAATTTTCACATTATGGAATATTCACAATTTCTCTGAGTGCACAGATGTGTCTTATTCAATGTTCttctctgtccccctgtctcagTCCTCCAAGCCCAGGCTGACTGTCCCATGCTGCTCTATTGTGGATGTGAGGAGCACCACAGCCCTGGAGGTGCCTGACAAGGAGAACACCTTCCTCCTGCAGGTGATGCTCTGCTCTGTCCATCCTTTCATTTCCCCTTTCttgttctctctcagttcattatGTTCAGATAGTCAGCTCCTGTTCTGCTTGCATCTGTAGACTGACTTGTATTTCTCTTGCTCGCtcactcaccccctctctctcaccccctctgtcgcccccccctctcaccccttcctctctcacccctctcgccCCCAATGTCTCTCGCCCCTCTTtcacccccctctttctctcgcccctctctctcactctctcgctaaccctatctttctctctgtcagttGGAGGGACAGGTGCAGTATGTGATTGAGACGCGAGACGCTGTGCAGATGAGAGCCTGGTTGAGTGACATCAGGAACGGTATATGTATCAGGTAAGCAAATTGTGTGTTAAGTAATACATGTAACACATGTTTTCTTTCAAGTCAGtgattggggggggggcagtgagGGAGAGTTAAGAGGGACCATATATATGCTTGTATTCACTGACTGTCAACTATTGATGAGGTCAACGGAAGTAGAAGCGACGCCCCAGCTACTGTAGAACAAGCTTTGTGTATCTTGACTCTACAGTGAACAGGAGGACATAGAAGCTGTGTGTGGGGGACCCATGGACATCAGTGGAATGCCAGAATTCAGTGACCGCCTCTCTCAAGGTGAGTGGGGCATGCCAAATCCCAAATcgacccctacacacctccccaagCTACTACTCTTAGACCAGTATATACCAACCAGTCAATCGCGGTCCTAGTCAactaggcattcctagtcgatcgccGAACCGTTGGTGGTAGATACACTTGATTCGGCAGCCCTGTGCGCCGggtaggcaaagtgttcccattttgaaccatttaatTTGTCTGAAGGAACAAACTCTAGAGCTAAATCAAGTGCGCCTACtgcgctggccaatcggatagctcaaatcaTCGCGCCAGTAGCTTCCACTACCCCACAGCAAAGTCTGATACTAGCCTAAATGAGATTTGAATAACTTTTAAAACCCTGaccagagagactgtcaaagaatacagcaaaTAGCTGCTGCTTTTACAATTCAACACTTTTCAAAACATAAAAAACGCGCTTCTCCCTACTTACACTCGcgttacaaccagcactgcagctgcagtgaatgagtagccaagtgtatCGATGGGCCTGCGTTTTTATTATTAACGGCTCGTCTTGTCTATTTTAATGTCGACTAATaattcactttctctggtcataggaacaacatgaatttgtgcatgagacaGAAATAATGCGGTGTGACTCGAGTTTGGTCATCagactgtctcccctctctctggtcagtctcaccggaaAAAGGAGAGATCAGGGACCGTGAGTGAGAGGCAGACCCTCTGCTGCtcactctctcccttcatccgctgagactgaccatcagatgcagataCAACCAGACATGGAAACGGTTTGTGGGTTTATGAAATGCACATTCCTTTATTGAATATAATGTGTATGATGCCTTGTCCTTTTGGTGCTGTCGATGTAGCCTGTAGAGCGAAACGCAGGTTGTGAGTTCGCCGGCAATTCATTTGGTTTTGGCAGCAGCTATTTGTTTGTTGCACTGCATTTAATGTTTCTTATCAGGCCTTTTCTTATCAGTGTTACAATTCAAGTGCACAGAGTTCTGAAATCACTATGTGAAGTAAAATAATTGCTTTTAAAACGTAGCCTACCTGTGAATTGTTTGTTCCTCTGTCATGCTCCTGCTGAGATGGGAGGTGGGTCAAACGGagcttcttcttctttgggattTTGTTGGGAGATTGCATCCAACTTTTAGGTGCATACACCACcatctactgtactggtgtaaggCCATTCACGGTCTACCTACATTAAATTATTTGATATGGTAATATATAAAATTGAGACAAAGGGAAATTGCCCAGCCAACTATTAGCCCTCTCTACAAAACCCACCACCCCATTCCACTGTTTAACCCTATCAAGTCCTACTTCAGACCAACGGTCTGAGAAGACAGAACACTACCACTCAACACCCCCCGCAACTGTTCTGCAGTAAAAGTACTTCTCTGCCACCTCAATTTTCTGTAGTACAATTAACAACCAaggctataaatgctaaaaagtCCGCCGTACTGAAGCACATTTTCTTCCCatctctcaggatccctcacccggtccccatcttcctctaccactCTCTTCACTGCTTTGGCATATGACACTTTCTGTACTACTCTAACCCTGGCTACCTCAATGTCCCTTTCTCCAAACTCCAGTTCCCTGCGAACCCCCACAACTAACATGTATTACTTTCTCCGCCGATACCACATATTCCTTCGTCTCATGCCCTCCTTTCTCACATCAAGGCATCTCCCTCcgacacactgctgcaacatgcccATAAACTTGACACCTAAAACACTCTTTTGTTTTCGAAACAAAAGCTCTCACTGGGTAATTGACACTTCCTACCATGACCTTATCTGGCAAAGGCTCTGCATCAAAACTCAGCTTGACAGACGATGTCTTCTCCGTTTCCCCACACTCTCCACCAAATCTACAACTCACCAAACGGCGGGTGTTAGACACCGGAATCTTCAAGTTCAACTGCTCCTCCTCAACACTTAATGCCACCCCCGTTATCACTCCTTTC
Above is a window of Salmo salar chromosome ssa03, Ssal_v3.1, whole genome shotgun sequence DNA encoding:
- the sh2b1 gene encoding LOW QUALITY PROTEIN: SH2B adapter protein 1 (The sequence of the model RefSeq protein was modified relative to this genomic sequence to represent the inferred CDS: deleted 1 base in 1 codon), producing MNGSLLTPPSPRAANSSPLPLSPSPSPSPPSPSLLPMFPRPPPLPPPLAQPHPSSLSDTPTPSPCLSWTEFCELHARMAAGDFARHFRAFLLENPHYSPDSAATFCRRFTDRFVRHFQSELEGVAGAPGTAPGMEAGSWAPQSDATSLEEEAVSPPPVTEGASYHPCAPANPVRALPKPASTRLVLETRSGDQFQDSYAVTTVLPPSSSSSCSSSVGGGNNGRREERGAPVRETTAEEEDSWAGVTVMEEEVEPDEGEAELEVCLDDEDPSHMPQTPASPCSDTTPPRFKGNGTPASAGSQSKTKLKKRFSLRSVGRSVRGSVRGILHWRSSSSDSPQSSSQMPSSYSYTMGVQDAATGSSSKRNSGTQPPTPTSSMPVSLSLPLSLPHSSSSSLPPSSSSSATSLSLSEARDRRRSNGEGGEKEKWSHRLEKLRLSRSPPPVLSSAPASAVVSPSSGLPPSSSSSATPRKMGRLVREGGVSVSSSMPDEFAGSHSGFPGFSFGLLHHGTQEHNNAGTGLNNTTSTANAAQTAAVQPLVPGGTVGWRGGRWHKCRLVLRERDKEGERGEEYYLEFFIPPKSSKPRLTVPCCSIVDVRSTTALEVPDKENTFLLQLEGQVQYVIETRDAVQMRAWLSDIRNGICISEQEDIEAVCGGPMDISGMPEFSDRLSQVCYGGVGSSSPLMDPLPPELPPRAPLDESDGRVGGAGLGTPFAETPDATGSFLFSDVAEAVEHPLSECQWFHGTLSRLKAAQLVLAGGTASHGVFLVRQSETRRGEYVLTFNFQGKAKHLRLSLNEDGQCRVQHLWFQSIFDMLEHFRVHPIPLESGGASDVTLISFVGATAVRQPDLTSRPRSPPQPPPPPLPPGRPPPPTPPQERGNETELGGGGGGTAATAGGGEGAEDWEEREAPLRQLEGVEGEEREGGRARAIDNQYSFF